A section of the Subtercola frigoramans genome encodes:
- a CDS encoding methionine ABC transporter ATP-binding protein, with protein MITLEKLTKVYGHGDTAVTVLDNLDFSVAPGEIFAVVGPSGAGKSTLAQCVNLLERPTSGSVVVNGENLSQLSEAQLRAARRRIGTVFQSDGLFSRRTAAENIALPLGYLGVTRRDSKKRVAELLDRVGLSARADYFPHQLSGGQRQRVGIARALALKPTVLLADEATSGLDPESTTSITSLLKELRDDLGLSILFITHEMQTVLQVADSVARLDHGHIVESGRVVDLLRDPASDLGKALNPAKPALEAAVDETTWFVSYTSAGVPADWVTRLSTELSTPVSLLGASIETINGAIVGHASVGLRASSQQAVVDAARRLGLDARLTPAESPVSQAEVRVETPAHDTEVSIRSSAASQPAGSSSAATNAADSEKEFAA; from the coding sequence GTGATCACTCTCGAGAAGCTGACGAAGGTCTACGGTCACGGCGATACTGCCGTGACCGTGCTCGACAACCTCGACTTCAGCGTGGCACCCGGCGAGATCTTCGCCGTCGTGGGCCCGAGTGGAGCAGGCAAGAGCACCCTGGCGCAGTGCGTCAACCTTCTCGAGCGCCCCACCTCCGGCTCCGTCGTGGTGAACGGCGAGAACCTGTCCCAGCTCAGCGAGGCGCAGTTGCGTGCCGCTCGACGCCGAATCGGCACCGTCTTCCAGTCCGACGGGCTGTTCAGCCGTCGCACGGCAGCCGAGAACATCGCCCTGCCGCTCGGCTACCTGGGCGTGACCCGCCGGGACTCGAAGAAGCGGGTCGCCGAGCTTCTGGATCGCGTGGGCCTCTCGGCACGCGCCGACTACTTTCCTCACCAGCTCTCCGGCGGCCAGCGCCAGCGCGTCGGCATCGCCCGCGCTCTCGCCCTGAAGCCGACGGTTCTGCTGGCCGATGAAGCGACCTCGGGGCTCGACCCCGAATCGACCACCTCGATCACCTCGCTGCTGAAGGAGCTGCGCGACGACCTCGGCCTCTCGATCCTCTTCATCACCCACGAGATGCAGACCGTCCTGCAGGTCGCCGACTCCGTCGCCCGCCTCGACCACGGCCACATCGTCGAATCGGGCCGTGTCGTCGACCTGCTGCGTGACCCGGCTTCCGATCTGGGTAAGGCGCTCAACCCGGCGAAGCCCGCACTCGAGGCAGCCGTCGACGAGACCACCTGGTTCGTCAGTTACACCTCGGCGGGGGTTCCCGCGGACTGGGTCACTCGACTCTCAACCGAACTCTCGACGCCCGTCTCGCTCCTCGGCGCCTCCATCGAGACCATCAACGGCGCCATCGTCGGGCACGCGAGTGTGGGGCTCCGCGCCTCGAGCCAGCAGGCCGTCGTCGATGCCGCCCGGCGGTTGGGTCTGGATGCCCGGCTCACGCCTGCGGAGTCGCCGGTTTCGCAGGCCGAAGTCCGTGTCGAAACCCCCGCGCACGACACCGAGGTTTCGATACGCAGCTCCGCCGCTAGTCAACCAGCGGGCAGCAGCTCCGCCGCTACTAACGCAGCGGATTCTGAGAAGGAGTTCGCCGCATGA
- a CDS encoding LLM class flavin-dependent oxidoreductase has product MTRQIRFNAFDMNCVAHQSSGMWRHPQDQSWRYKQISYWTELAKLLERGKFDGIFIADVLGTYDVYGGSNEAAIRHGAQVPVNDPILLVSAMAAVTENLGFGITAGTAYEHPYPFARRMSTLDHLTNGRVGWNVVTGYLPSAARNMGHDDQLEHDERYDVADEYLEVLYKLWEGSWEDDAVIRDRESGVFTDPSKVHEIGHYGTHFTVPGIHLSEPSTQRTPVIYQAGASPRGIEFAAGNAEAIFVASSTKAGLKETVGKIRDALEAAGRDRYSAKIYTLLTIIVDETTEKAKAKHADYLSYASEEGALVFMSGWMGIDLSQYDLDEPIGNVKSNAIQSTVANFQAANEDGSEWKVRDIAKLGAIGGLGPFVVGSPTEVADHLQEWVEDTDVDGFNLAYAITPGTFEDVVEFVIPELQKRGAYQTDYVEGTLRNKLHGRGDRLPEEHLGAQYRVGVPVT; this is encoded by the coding sequence ATGACCCGACAGATTCGTTTCAACGCCTTCGACATGAACTGCGTCGCCCACCAGTCCTCTGGAATGTGGCGTCACCCCCAGGACCAGTCGTGGCGCTACAAGCAGATCTCCTACTGGACCGAGCTCGCGAAACTGCTCGAACGCGGCAAGTTCGACGGCATCTTCATCGCCGATGTGCTGGGCACATATGACGTCTACGGCGGCTCGAATGAGGCCGCCATCCGCCACGGCGCGCAGGTTCCGGTCAACGACCCCATTCTGCTGGTCTCGGCCATGGCCGCGGTCACCGAGAACCTCGGGTTCGGAATCACCGCCGGCACGGCCTACGAGCATCCGTACCCGTTCGCCCGCCGCATGTCGACGCTCGACCACCTCACGAACGGCCGCGTCGGCTGGAACGTCGTGACGGGGTACCTGCCCAGCGCCGCACGCAACATGGGTCACGACGACCAGCTCGAGCACGACGAGCGCTACGACGTCGCCGACGAGTACCTCGAGGTGCTCTACAAGCTGTGGGAAGGCTCGTGGGAAGACGATGCCGTCATCCGCGACCGCGAGTCGGGGGTCTTCACCGACCCGAGCAAGGTGCACGAAATCGGGCACTACGGCACGCACTTCACCGTTCCGGGCATCCACCTCTCTGAGCCGTCGACCCAGCGCACACCGGTGATCTACCAGGCCGGCGCCTCGCCCCGCGGCATCGAATTCGCTGCGGGCAACGCGGAGGCGATCTTCGTAGCGTCATCGACCAAGGCCGGCCTGAAGGAGACCGTGGGCAAGATCCGTGATGCTCTCGAAGCGGCCGGTCGCGACCGGTACAGCGCGAAGATCTACACGCTCCTCACGATCATCGTTGATGAGACGACCGAGAAGGCCAAGGCCAAGCATGCCGACTACCTGAGCTACGCCAGTGAAGAGGGTGCGCTCGTGTTCATGTCGGGCTGGATGGGCATCGACCTCTCGCAGTACGACCTCGACGAGCCGATCGGCAATGTCAAGAGCAACGCGATCCAGTCAACCGTCGCCAACTTCCAGGCCGCGAACGAAGACGGCAGCGAGTGGAAGGTGCGCGACATCGCCAAGCTCGGCGCGATCGGCGGCCTCGGCCCGTTCGTCGTCGGCTCGCCGACCGAGGTCGCCGACCACCTGCAGGAGTGGGTGGAAGACACCGACGTCGACGGGTTCAACCTGGCCTACGCCATCACCCCCGGCACTTTCGAAGACGTGGTCGAGTTTGTCATCCCCGAGCTGCAGAAGCGCGGCGCCTACCAGACGGACTACGTCGAGGGCACCCTGCGCAACAAGCTCCACGGACGCGGCGACCGCCTGCCTGAAGAGCACCTCGGTGCCCAGTATCGCGTCGGGGTGCCGGTCACGTGA
- a CDS encoding MerR family transcriptional regulator, producing MKMSELSSLAEVPVATIKFYLREGLLQAGVASSPNQASYDEEHVRRLRLIRALLDVGGLSVASARGVIDSIYSDATLAETFEIAQNTVSEALDAEQLDPSALQRIDTLVSDWAYQPTNPGRLAAGRVLSTFEAVGQRDDRGWFARYKTAALLAAEADLDEIETRQSRESQAETVVVGTVLGDALFAALRRIAQEHVTHQRYSPEGTV from the coding sequence ATGAAGATGTCGGAGTTGAGTTCCTTGGCCGAAGTGCCCGTGGCCACCATCAAGTTCTACCTGCGCGAAGGACTGCTGCAGGCGGGCGTCGCGAGCAGCCCCAACCAGGCGAGTTACGACGAGGAGCATGTTCGCCGATTGCGGCTCATTCGCGCACTCCTCGATGTCGGCGGGCTGAGCGTTGCCTCAGCGCGTGGGGTCATCGACTCCATCTACTCCGACGCCACGCTCGCCGAGACGTTCGAGATTGCACAGAATACTGTTTCTGAGGCGCTCGACGCCGAACAGCTCGACCCCTCCGCACTGCAGCGCATCGACACTCTTGTCTCCGATTGGGCTTACCAGCCCACCAATCCCGGGCGTCTGGCTGCCGGCCGGGTGCTCAGCACCTTCGAGGCCGTGGGCCAACGGGATGATCGGGGCTGGTTCGCCCGCTACAAGACTGCCGCCCTGCTCGCCGCCGAGGCCGACCTCGACGAGATCGAAACGCGCCAGTCGCGCGAATCGCAGGCGGAGACGGTGGTCGTCGGCACCGTTCTCGGCGATGCGCTCTTTGCGGCGCTTCGCCGGATCGCCCAGGAACATGTCACCCATCAACGCTATTCACCGGAAGGAACCGTGTGA
- a CDS encoding carbohydrate kinase family protein translates to MTSESDSAAQPAAPALPARTAGPVIVIGEALTDIVISPNGVSEHPGGSPMNVAIGLARLGDAVELVTRIGSDVRGGELKQHIEGSGVAFFPGSIIDEPTSTGTALLDESGAATYEFDIRWSLEFVRELPATALVHTGSIAAFLTPGASDVRRLLAETPVGTIVTFDPNIRPSLLGAVEAARSTAEDLMALSTVVKLSDEDAEWLYPALAPAEVLGHILTLGPSLAIMTRGASGALLVSDLATIDLPGRRVVVADTIGAGDSFMSASIHTLLRMLGEGTTAESLVDGSAFTAETLTRLGSFAIDCAAITVSRSGANPPSLADISA, encoded by the coding sequence GTGACCTCTGAATCAGACTCCGCCGCGCAGCCAGCGGCCCCAGCACTACCAGCGAGAACGGCCGGGCCGGTCATCGTGATCGGCGAGGCCCTGACCGATATCGTGATCAGTCCGAACGGTGTCTCCGAACATCCCGGCGGCTCCCCCATGAACGTCGCCATCGGCCTGGCTCGGCTTGGTGACGCTGTCGAGCTGGTCACCCGCATCGGCAGCGACGTGCGCGGGGGCGAACTGAAGCAGCACATCGAAGGCTCGGGCGTCGCCTTCTTTCCGGGCTCCATCATCGACGAGCCGACCTCGACAGGTACCGCGCTGCTCGACGAGTCCGGCGCAGCCACCTACGAATTCGACATCCGCTGGTCACTCGAATTCGTCAGAGAACTGCCCGCAACCGCACTCGTGCACACCGGTTCGATCGCCGCCTTCCTCACCCCGGGCGCCTCAGACGTGCGGCGCCTCCTCGCCGAAACGCCCGTGGGCACGATCGTCACGTTCGACCCGAACATCCGCCCATCCCTCCTCGGCGCCGTCGAGGCTGCACGATCAACAGCCGAAGACCTGATGGCGCTCTCCACCGTGGTGAAGCTCAGTGACGAAGACGCCGAGTGGCTCTACCCTGCACTGGCACCCGCCGAGGTGCTCGGCCACATTCTCACGCTGGGGCCGTCGCTTGCGATCATGACCCGCGGGGCATCCGGTGCCCTGCTCGTCTCTGATCTCGCGACCATCGACCTGCCCGGCAGGCGTGTGGTCGTGGCAGACACCATCGGCGCGGGCGACTCCTTCATGAGCGCGTCGATCCACACGCTGCTCCGGATGCTCGGCGAAGGCACCACGGCCGAATCCCTCGTCGACGGCTCGGCCTTCACCGCCGAGACGCTCACTCGTCTCGGCAGTTTCGCGATCGACTGCGCCGCCATCACCGTGTCGCGCTCTGGTGCGAACCCGCCGAGCCTGGCCGACATCTCCGCCTAG
- a CDS encoding putative quinol monooxygenase, which translates to MTIALYAEFTASAGNAAAVSSLIDEFATVVRTEPGNLRFDPHRLASDPHSVFVYELYRDQLAFDTHLASAHGLEFNRKLTSLITGGQSQLTMLDPIGVFPA; encoded by the coding sequence ATGACAATCGCCCTCTACGCGGAGTTCACCGCCTCAGCCGGCAATGCTGCCGCAGTGTCTTCGCTCATCGACGAATTCGCGACGGTCGTGCGTACTGAACCCGGGAATCTGCGATTCGACCCCCATCGCCTAGCCAGCGACCCGCACTCGGTTTTCGTCTACGAGCTCTATCGCGATCAACTCGCCTTCGACACGCACCTCGCCAGCGCTCACGGCCTCGAGTTCAACAGAAAGCTGACTTCCCTCATCACCGGTGGACAGTCACAATTGACCATGCTCGACCCCATCGGCGTCTTCCCCGCCTGA